A genomic region of Leptospira mtsangambouensis contains the following coding sequences:
- a CDS encoding GDSL-type esterase/lipase family protein gives MKNKNQKIKLLLLTITLLLTFNIEAQTKNLSYDITKPVLIRPFGDSITYGFGFTDWGFCPVSSIGQFICMPPNQAVGGYRVWMTEFAITNKAFIFTTEGYQSGGSNPQQWITNTQTHDGYPGWRNDQLLQIANYASFADITLVHAGTNDLIQGKSPNNAMTDLFKVVNALLAKNPKTQVFLAKIIRISPAAATILPNYETLSTNIREYNQLIETNWINTVPSLRSRITLVDMHPILGLPEDYYDNVHPSPLGYMKISCTWINAIKNQKTNPSDPCYGLNTDQIKSKITPSEQEIQKMQPTKEELDKILNGKFELK, from the coding sequence ATGAAAAACAAAAATCAAAAAATCAAACTTTTACTTCTAACCATTACATTGCTACTGACATTCAATATCGAGGCTCAGACTAAAAATTTATCTTATGATATAACCAAACCTGTTTTAATTCGACCTTTTGGGGATTCCATTACTTATGGATTTGGATTTACTGACTGGGGTTTTTGCCCAGTTTCTTCTATTGGACAATTTATCTGTATGCCTCCCAACCAAGCTGTTGGTGGATATAGAGTTTGGATGACTGAATTTGCCATTACCAACAAAGCATTTATATTTACTACAGAAGGATACCAAAGCGGAGGATCAAACCCTCAACAATGGATCACGAATACTCAAACCCACGACGGTTATCCTGGCTGGCGAAATGACCAACTTCTCCAAATTGCAAATTATGCGAGTTTTGCTGACATTACACTGGTTCACGCAGGGACAAATGATCTAATCCAAGGTAAATCTCCAAACAATGCAATGACAGATCTCTTTAAGGTTGTGAATGCTTTACTTGCAAAGAATCCAAAAACGCAAGTTTTTCTTGCTAAAATCATTCGAATTTCACCAGCAGCTGCTACTATACTACCAAACTATGAAACTCTAAGTACAAATATCAGAGAGTATAATCAACTAATAGAAACTAATTGGATCAATACTGTACCATCTCTTAGATCAAGAATCACTTTGGTTGATATGCATCCGATCCTAGGTCTTCCGGAGGATTATTATGATAACGTTCATCCAAGTCCATTAGGTTATATGAAAATTTCTTGTACATGGATCAATGCCATTAAAAACCAAAAAACAAATCCAAGTGATCCTTGTTATGGATTGAATACAGATCAAATAAAATCAAAAATCACTCCTTCTGAACAAGAAATACAAAAAATGCAACCGACAAAAGAAGAACTAGATAAAATCCTGAATGGAAAATTTGAATTAAAATAA